From the Leptolyngbya sp. O-77 genome, one window contains:
- a CDS encoding lipocalin-like domain-containing protein yields MRSRLIRFGVLLAFCGVFLGTFLGVFLGAACPAIAANVVTWQPLPAASAEYRKAIALPDWHFPEDFGPHNDYQTEWWYYTGNLETEEGRPFGFQLTFFRQAISPTVAVESTPSSWRTNQIYSAHFTVSDIAGEGFYVDEQFSRNAIGLAGATATPYRVWLNDWSATELEPGVVRLQAQSQEVAIDLTVQQTRPPVLQGDRGLSIKGLEPGNASYYYSLVQQPTSGTITIQGQAFSVQGKTWTDHEFSTSALTAGTVGWDWFSIQLEDGSALMLYQLRHEDGTPEITSAGTFVSASGETTHLNHDDWTIRVLKTWTSPRSKAVYPAQWQIRIPRLNLLLEGRSRLADQELNTSTATYWEGATAFEGTRQDRPIRGEGYVELTGYATRLDSLLSESTP; encoded by the coding sequence ATGCGATCGCGCTTGATTCGGTTTGGCGTACTGCTGGCGTTCTGCGGCGTGTTCCTGGGTACATTCCTGGGTGTGTTCCTGGGGGCTGCATGTCCGGCGATCGCCGCCAATGTCGTTACCTGGCAACCGCTACCCGCAGCCAGTGCAGAATACCGCAAGGCGATCGCCCTACCAGACTGGCACTTTCCCGAAGACTTTGGCCCGCACAATGACTACCAAACGGAATGGTGGTACTACACAGGCAACCTGGAAACCGAGGAGGGGCGACCGTTTGGCTTTCAGCTAACCTTCTTCCGACAGGCGATTTCGCCAACGGTGGCGGTAGAATCTACACCATCCAGTTGGCGAACGAATCAAATCTACTCTGCCCATTTCACCGTCAGCGACATTGCGGGCGAAGGTTTTTACGTAGACGAGCAGTTCAGCCGCAACGCCATCGGGCTGGCCGGAGCCACAGCAACGCCCTACCGCGTCTGGCTCAACGATTGGTCGGCGACTGAGTTAGAACCCGGTGTAGTGCGGCTTCAGGCTCAATCCCAGGAGGTGGCTATTGACCTCACGGTTCAGCAGACCCGTCCGCCTGTGTTGCAGGGCGATCGCGGCCTCAGCATCAAGGGATTGGAGCCGGGGAATGCGTCCTACTACTATTCCCTGGTTCAGCAGCCCACCAGCGGAACCATCACGATTCAGGGCCAAGCCTTTTCGGTACAGGGCAAAACCTGGACGGATCACGAATTCTCCACCAGCGCGTTGACCGCGGGCACGGTCGGCTGGGACTGGTTCTCGATTCAACTGGAGGACGGGTCTGCCCTGATGCTTTATCAGTTGCGCCACGAAGACGGTACGCCCGAAATCACCTCCGCAGGCACGTTTGTTTCGGCCTCCGGCGAGACGACCCATCTGAATCATGACGACTGGACGATCCGCGTCCTCAAAACCTGGACAAGCCCCCGCAGCAAAGCGGTTTATCCCGCCCAGTGGCAGATTCGCATTCCCCGGCTAAATCTGCTGCTAGAGGGGCGATCGCGCCTTGCAGACCAGGAACTCAACACCTCCACAGCCACCTATTGGGAAGGGGCAACCGCTTTTGAGGGCACCCGACAAGACCGGCCAATTCGGGGAGAGGGCTATGTAGAACTAACGGGTTATGCCACCCGCCTAGATTCCCTTTTGTCTGAAAGCACACCATGA
- a CDS encoding FtsX-like permease family protein: MTAVVSNAPLWRLAWQRIQQRPLQYLLCILGIALGVAMMVSIDLANGSAQRAFALSTDAITGRATHRIEAIAPTGIPETVYADLHRVAPHIPLAPIVEGYVLVEELGAQPMRLVGVDVLAESPFRNYFGAEGESLDAASVQLLTNPQAIVLSQDVAAQYGVALGDLLHLDIAGQHRDVTAVALVQSDDSLNRRALSTLLFADIATAQELLGQTGRLSYIDAIASSPAEINAIQTALPAGLKLETAEAQKNAVQQMTAAFELNLTALSLLALVVGMFLIYNTVTFSVVQRRPLFGILRCLGATRGQLFALILGEAALFSILGSLLGVGLGIVLGRSIVGLITQTINDFYFVVSVQQVTLSNATIAKGLVIGVAAALFASALPALEAMNTTPTLTLQRSTLEGKVQKLLPLLTVGWIGFSLAGVALLRWSSGGLVAAFAGLFAVLLGAALLVPPAIALLMRGLASAGYRLFGVVGRLAPRDILRSLSRTSVAIAALMVSVSVIVGVSVMIGSFRGTVVQWLDQTLQADIYVSPPTTTANRVLGKLDPQVVEALKHWEGLRFAVSYNDADVRVVDFDRTAKLISADGDVSQGKRPYAWIRPGLEPDPWTALNAGEGVIISEALIRRENLPAPPETITLETPVGDRPFPVLAVFYDYSSDRGTIILDDDVYLNLWQDDRIASLGLFTQPGVDVEAVVQDIRSHFQGRQDLLVQSNRSLRQGSLEIFDRTFAITSALQLLSVVVAFIGVLSTLMSLQLERTRELGILRATGMTPSQLGQLTLLETGLMGTLAGVFAMPLGFVLAWILIYVINVRSFGWTLQMALEARYFWQAWLVAIAAALLAGLYPALRLGRMNIAAALRQE; this comes from the coding sequence ATGACGGCAGTCGTTTCTAACGCACCCCTCTGGCGCTTGGCGTGGCAGCGAATTCAGCAGCGCCCGCTGCAATATCTCCTCTGCATTTTGGGAATTGCCCTTGGCGTTGCCATGATGGTGTCGATCGATCTGGCGAACGGTTCGGCGCAGCGGGCCTTTGCCCTGTCTACTGACGCAATTACGGGACGCGCCACCCACCGCATCGAGGCGATCGCCCCCACGGGCATTCCCGAAACGGTGTATGCTGACCTGCACCGCGTCGCCCCCCACATTCCCCTCGCACCGATCGTGGAAGGCTACGTGCTGGTGGAAGAGTTGGGCGCTCAGCCGATGCGCTTGGTGGGGGTGGACGTGCTAGCAGAGTCGCCCTTTCGCAATTACTTTGGGGCCGAGGGCGAAAGCCTAGACGCAGCTTCGGTTCAGTTGCTGACCAATCCCCAGGCGATTGTCTTGTCGCAGGATGTGGCGGCTCAGTACGGGGTGGCATTGGGAGATCTGCTGCATCTGGACATCGCCGGCCAGCATCGCGATGTCACTGCGGTTGCCCTCGTCCAGTCCGATGATTCCCTCAACCGCCGCGCCCTCAGCACGCTGCTGTTTGCCGACATTGCCACGGCGCAGGAACTTTTGGGACAGACGGGGCGGCTGAGCTATATCGATGCGATCGCCTCTTCTCCTGCTGAAATCAACGCCATTCAAACCGCCCTGCCTGCTGGCCTGAAGCTAGAAACAGCAGAGGCGCAGAAAAACGCCGTGCAGCAAATGACAGCCGCCTTTGAACTCAATCTTACGGCTCTCAGCCTGCTGGCGCTGGTGGTGGGTATGTTTTTGATTTACAACACCGTTACCTTCAGCGTGGTGCAGCGCCGTCCCCTGTTCGGCATTTTGCGCTGCCTTGGCGCGACGCGGGGACAGCTCTTTGCCCTGATTTTGGGCGAAGCGGCGCTGTTTAGCATCCTCGGCTCCCTGCTTGGCGTGGGGTTGGGCATTGTGCTAGGGCGCAGCATCGTGGGGCTAATCACCCAGACGATTAATGATTTTTACTTCGTCGTCTCGGTGCAGCAGGTGACGCTCTCAAACGCCACCATCGCCAAGGGTCTGGTAATTGGCGTGGCGGCGGCGCTGTTTGCCTCTGCTTTGCCAGCGCTGGAGGCAATGAACACCACGCCGACGCTTACCTTGCAGCGCTCGACCTTAGAGGGCAAAGTTCAGAAATTGCTGCCGCTGTTGACGGTTGGCTGGATTGGCTTCTCGCTTGCCGGAGTCGCCCTGCTGCGGTGGTCATCTGGCGGGCTGGTGGCTGCCTTTGCAGGACTCTTTGCCGTGTTGCTGGGGGCAGCACTGCTGGTTCCGCCTGCCATCGCGCTGCTGATGCGGGGGCTTGCGTCAGCGGGCTACCGGCTGTTTGGCGTGGTGGGGCGGCTGGCTCCACGGGACATTTTACGATCGCTCAGCCGCACCTCCGTGGCGATCGCCGCCCTCATGGTGTCGGTGTCGGTGATTGTCGGCGTGTCGGTGATGATCGGCTCGTTTCGGGGGACGGTGGTGCAATGGCTGGATCAGACGCTTCAGGCAGATATCTACGTGTCGCCGCCCACCACGACGGCCAACCGCGTGCTGGGCAAGCTCGATCCGCAGGTGGTGGAGGCGCTAAAGCACTGGGAAGGACTGCGGTTTGCCGTCAGCTACAACGATGCCGATGTGCGCGTGGTGGACTTTGACCGCACTGCCAAGCTGATCTCCGCCGATGGCGACGTATCTCAGGGCAAGCGGCCCTACGCCTGGATTCGTCCGGGGCTAGAACCCGACCCCTGGACAGCGCTGAATGCGGGCGAGGGCGTGATCATTTCTGAGGCGCTGATCCGTCGAGAAAACCTGCCCGCGCCGCCGGAAACGATCACGCTGGAAACGCCAGTGGGCGATCGCCCGTTTCCCGTCCTCGCAGTCTTCTACGACTATTCCTCCGATCGCGGCACGATTATTCTGGATGACGACGTTTATCTGAACCTGTGGCAGGATGACCGCATCGCCTCGTTGGGCCTGTTCACCCAGCCTGGTGTCGATGTGGAAGCAGTGGTACAGGATATTCGATCGCACTTTCAGGGACGACAGGATTTGCTGGTGCAGTCGAACCGCAGCCTGCGGCAGGGGTCGCTGGAAATTTTCGACCGCACCTTTGCCATTACCAGCGCTCTGCAACTGCTGTCGGTGGTCGTTGCCTTTATCGGCGTTCTCAGTACGCTCATGAGCCTGCAACTGGAGCGGACGCGGGAACTGGGCATTCTCCGCGCCACGGGCATGACTCCTAGCCAGTTGGGCCAGCTGACGCTGCTAGAAACCGGGCTGATGGGGACGCTGGCGGGCGTATTTGCCATGCCGCTGGGTTTTGTCCTCGCCTGGATTTTGATTTATGTGATCAACGTGCGTTCCTTTGGCTGGACGCTGCAAATGGCGCTGGAGGCCCGCTATTTCTGGCAGGCGTGGCTGGTGGCGATCGCCGCTGCTTTACTCGCAGGTCTGTATCCGGCGCTGCGGCTGGGGCGGATGAATATTGCGGCGGCGCTGAGACAAGAATGA
- a CDS encoding DUF4058 family protein, whose protein sequence is MDNPFPGMNPYLEHPQLWHQVHNRLIVAIADDLTPQVAPRYRVAIEERVYQSIDDSLSVGLVDIADIALTRRSAGDIEPSSPIATASKKTPISVQVPLPQEVVERFLEVRSTQTGEVVCVIEILSPQNKRNKDGRAAYISKRQKILGSSTSLVEIDLLREGEPMPILGATDSLYRILISRASHRPIADLYAFELQDSIPAIPIPLLVHDPEPVINLQRILNDVYRRARFDLAIDYTQPPKPALRPENEAWVREILQPADLENPVSGDLS, encoded by the coding sequence GTGGATAATCCATTTCCCGGAATGAATCCTTACCTAGAACACCCCCAACTTTGGCATCAGGTTCATAATCGTTTGATTGTGGCGATCGCAGATGATCTCACACCCCAAGTTGCGCCTCGCTACCGGGTCGCCATCGAAGAGCGAGTTTACCAGAGCATTGACGACTCCTTATCAGTTGGCTTGGTGGACATTGCTGATATCGCTTTGACTCGCCGCTCTGCGGGTGATATCGAGCCATCCAGCCCGATCGCCACTGCCAGCAAAAAAACTCCGATTTCAGTTCAGGTTCCTCTGCCACAAGAGGTGGTCGAGCGATTCTTGGAAGTGCGCTCTACCCAAACCGGAGAGGTTGTTTGTGTCATTGAGATCTTGTCTCCCCAAAATAAACGGAATAAGGATGGACGAGCGGCCTACATTAGCAAGCGCCAGAAAATCTTAGGCTCCAGCACGAGCTTGGTCGAGATTGACTTGTTGCGAGAGGGAGAGCCAATGCCCATCCTGGGTGCGACAGACTCGCTATACCGCATCCTGATTAGTCGAGCAAGCCATCGTCCCATCGCCGATCTTTACGCTTTCGAGTTGCAAGACTCCATTCCCGCAATTCCTATTCCACTGCTCGTTCACGACCCAGAACCCGTGATCAATCTGCAACGCATCCTGAATGACGTATATCGACGTGCCCGCTTTGACCTGGCAATTGACTATACCCAACCCCCAAAACCCGCGTTGCGCCCCGAAAATGAAGCGTGGGTGCGTGAGATTTTGCAGCCAGCCGACCTAGAGAATCCGGTTTCAGGCGATTTGTCGTAA
- the cas6 gene encoding CRISPR-associated endoribonuclease Cas6: MAHWPTDTQLVGLTLQLQPLADSTLYPQYTIGLHAWLLDQVRQTNPELSAYLHDGESEKPFTISALQGVEVAPGGSPRLRGDRPYTWTITALSQPVVAWLTDWLRQPPQTIDLRGAPLKILDWGLTAPSHPPATYKQLFDVAIPPNPAIALSFRSPTSFRRHKHHFPLPVPVNLFHSYLRRWNDFSELEYDQEDFLDWIDQSVIITRHHLQSVKTVAGKRGSVTGFTGAIEISLSKTALEDSEYVQLFMALGRLAPYCGTGHKTTFGLGQTRLGWSPAETEAPQSTLQDLLAQRIAALTEHFLTQRKRTGGERATAIAETWATILARRELGESLQDIAEDLGLRYETAKTYAKLARKAAEALP, translated from the coding sequence ATGGCACACTGGCCCACAGACACGCAACTGGTTGGCCTGACGCTCCAGCTTCAGCCCCTTGCCGACAGCACGCTCTATCCGCAATACACCATCGGGCTTCATGCCTGGCTGCTCGACCAAGTGCGCCAGACCAATCCGGAGTTGTCTGCTTATTTGCACGATGGCGAATCCGAAAAACCCTTTACGATTTCTGCGCTACAGGGTGTAGAAGTTGCCCCCGGCGGCAGCCCAAGACTCAGGGGCGATCGCCCTTATACCTGGACGATTACGGCACTCTCTCAACCCGTCGTCGCCTGGCTCACAGACTGGCTGCGGCAGCCCCCCCAAACCATCGACCTGCGGGGCGCACCGCTCAAAATACTCGACTGGGGGCTGACTGCTCCCTCCCATCCGCCTGCGACCTACAAGCAGTTGTTTGACGTGGCGATTCCGCCCAATCCGGCGATCGCCCTTTCCTTCCGCTCGCCCACTAGCTTTCGCCGCCACAAACATCACTTTCCACTCCCTGTGCCCGTTAACTTATTCCACAGCTACTTGCGCCGCTGGAATGATTTTTCAGAGCTTGAGTATGACCAGGAAGATTTTCTCGACTGGATCGATCAATCGGTGATTATCACCCGCCATCACTTGCAGTCTGTCAAAACGGTCGCGGGCAAGCGGGGCTCGGTGACGGGATTTACCGGAGCGATTGAGATAAGCTTAAGTAAGACAGCGCTAGAAGACTCTGAATATGTGCAGTTGTTTATGGCGCTGGGCCGCCTCGCCCCCTATTGCGGCACTGGGCACAAAACGACCTTTGGGCTGGGGCAAACCCGCCTGGGCTGGTCGCCTGCCGAAACCGAAGCGCCCCAGTCTACCCTGCAAGACCTGCTGGCTCAGCGAATTGCCGCCCTTACTGAGCATTTCCTAACGCAACGTAAGCGCACTGGAGGAGAACGAGCAACGGCGATCGCCGAAACCTGGGCCACCATCCTGGCCCGGCGCGAACTGGGCGAATCGCTGCAAGACATTGCTGAAGACCTGGGGCTGCGCTATGAAACCGCCAAAACCTACGCCAAGCTGGCCCGAAAAGCCGCAGAGGCACTGCCCTAA
- a CDS encoding four helix bundle protein, with product MGKNEKRKTKKETGFAQNCLPLRSSLFPLPSSFFLFPSSLFVLPFSLFPLPSSFGHSKQVSVSPYAMPELPKEDLRQRTKAFALRIIKVYNALPKTTEAQVLGKQLLRSGTSVGAHYREAVRSRSKTEYISKIGIGLQELEESIYWLELLTDAGLVTPQKIGSLMNETNELIAIFVALSNRARRTREKKEK from the coding sequence TTGGGAAAGAACGAAAAACGAAAAACGAAAAAGGAAACTGGATTTGCCCAGAATTGCCTCCCTCTTCGTTCTTCCCTTTTCCCTCTTCCCTCTTCGTTCTTCCTTTTTCCCTCTTCCCTCTTCGTTCTTCCTTTTTCCCTCTTCCCTCTTCCCTCTTCCTTTGGGCATTCTAAACAAGTCAGCGTATCTCCCTACGCCATGCCTGAACTCCCAAAAGAAGACCTACGACAGCGCACAAAAGCCTTTGCCTTGCGGATTATCAAGGTGTACAACGCTTTGCCCAAAACCACCGAAGCTCAGGTTTTGGGCAAACAGCTACTCCGCAGCGGAACCTCTGTCGGTGCCCACTATCGAGAGGCAGTTCGCTCCAGGTCTAAAACTGAGTACATCAGCAAGATAGGGATTGGGCTACAAGAACTCGAAGAATCGATTTACTGGCTAGAACTGTTGACCGATGCCGGACTGGTTACTCCTCAAAAAATCGGCAGCTTAATGAATGAAACAAACGAACTTATCGCAATTTTTGTGGCCCTCTCTAATCGGGCGAGAAGAACGAGAGAGAAGAAGGAAAAATGA
- the cas2 gene encoding CRISPR-associated endonuclease Cas2, with protein MLVLVVYDIPDDKRRDRLAILLEGHGRRVQYSVFECFLSLSEMKKLHAKVKRQVKPAEDNVRFYWIAADSLPKTLTIGSEPPAPPPKAYII; from the coding sequence ATGCTAGTGCTTGTGGTGTACGACATTCCCGATGACAAACGCCGCGATCGCCTCGCTATCTTGCTAGAAGGGCACGGGCGGCGGGTGCAATACAGCGTGTTTGAATGTTTTCTTTCCTTGTCAGAGATGAAGAAGCTCCATGCAAAGGTGAAGCGACAGGTCAAGCCTGCTGAAGATAATGTGCGGTTTTATTGGATCGCTGCCGACAGCCTGCCCAAAACGCTGACGATCGGCAGCGAACCGCCCGCGCCCCCGCCAAAGGCCTATATCATCTAG
- the cas1 gene encoding CRISPR-associated endonuclease Cas1, translated as MAIGHLVEQWIGSGVSTASGLILPNKGVPQGAVISPILANVYFDDFDEAIEAAGLKLVRYADDFVILAKSKARIERAYNLVASLLHAMGLELHPDKTRVTTFNEGFRFLGHTFVRSLVVQDQPKTRQQWQLEQTAIAQKATHPEASPILHHSDPPPQTTQMQQALLAAIQTAEQPIPPPLYVVMGYRVRDEKPVQIESKEWSWKNGMSTLYLVRQGTTLRKDHGRFVIEGGRFETDEDESLTAQSPPSQPPTPKSKPQNPQSKTPEPFPPLEIPIKEVGRILVLGNVQISTSALSECLEHQIPVVFMSRAGDYKGHLWSSEFCDLPTEAAQFGRRHDPGFQVKMAQQILHGKLTNSRHLLLRLNRKRKVEGLSAKIHRIDQHIAALTKTTDLDAMRGHEGASARLYFQALGQLITNPGFSLTERNRRPPKDPVNSLLSFGYTLLFNNVLSLILAEGLNPYLGNLHRSDRKEPHLAFDLMEEWRSPIVDSLVMWLINKKAIRPTDFTFPNAEGGVYLENTARRVFLKHFEDRITETVTHPTVQQPVSYRRAIQLQIQRYKKCLQDSQPYAPFIRSI; from the coding sequence GTGGCGATCGGGCATCTGGTAGAGCAGTGGATCGGCAGCGGTGTGTCCACCGCGTCGGGGCTGATCTTGCCGAATAAGGGCGTGCCCCAGGGGGCGGTGATTTCGCCCATTTTGGCCAATGTGTATTTCGATGATTTTGACGAAGCCATCGAAGCCGCCGGGCTGAAGCTGGTGCGCTATGCCGATGATTTTGTGATTTTGGCCAAGTCCAAAGCGCGGATCGAAAGAGCCTACAACCTGGTAGCAAGTTTACTCCACGCGATGGGGCTGGAACTGCACCCCGACAAAACCCGCGTCACAACTTTCAACGAAGGATTCCGGTTTTTGGGCCATACCTTTGTGCGATCGCTCGTCGTGCAAGACCAGCCCAAAACCCGGCAGCAGTGGCAGCTTGAGCAAACGGCGATCGCCCAAAAAGCCACTCACCCAGAGGCATCCCCCATCCTCCACCACAGCGACCCGCCGCCCCAAACAACCCAAATGCAGCAAGCCCTCTTGGCGGCCATTCAAACCGCAGAACAGCCAATTCCGCCGCCGCTGTATGTCGTCATGGGCTATCGGGTGCGCGACGAAAAACCCGTGCAAATCGAATCTAAAGAATGGAGTTGGAAAAACGGCATGTCTACGCTGTATCTGGTTCGTCAGGGCACAACGCTCCGCAAAGACCACGGGCGCTTCGTCATCGAGGGCGGCCGGTTTGAAACCGACGAAGACGAAAGCCTCACGGCGCAATCGCCCCCGTCCCAACCTCCAACCCCCAAATCCAAACCCCAAAATCCCCAATCCAAAACCCCAGAGCCATTCCCCCCGCTTGAAATCCCGATTAAAGAAGTCGGGCGCATTTTGGTATTGGGCAATGTGCAAATCAGCACCAGTGCCCTGTCGGAATGTTTGGAACATCAGATTCCTGTTGTGTTTATGAGCCGCGCCGGAGACTATAAAGGACACCTCTGGAGCAGCGAGTTTTGCGACCTGCCCACCGAGGCGGCCCAGTTTGGGCGGCGGCATGATCCCGGCTTTCAGGTCAAAATGGCGCAGCAAATCCTGCATGGCAAGCTGACCAACTCGCGCCATCTGCTGCTGCGACTCAATCGCAAGCGCAAGGTAGAAGGGCTGAGTGCCAAAATCCACCGCATCGACCAGCACATCGCCGCGCTGACCAAAACGACAGATCTGGACGCAATGCGCGGGCACGAAGGCGCATCGGCCCGGCTCTACTTTCAGGCTTTGGGGCAGTTGATCACCAACCCCGGCTTTAGCCTGACGGAGCGCAACCGCCGCCCGCCCAAAGATCCCGTCAACAGCCTCCTCAGCTTTGGCTACACGCTGCTGTTCAACAACGTCCTCAGCCTCATCCTCGCCGAAGGGCTAAATCCCTACCTGGGCAACCTGCACCGCTCCGACCGCAAGGAGCCACACCTCGCGTTTGACCTGATGGAAGAATGGCGATCGCCCATTGTCGATAGTCTGGTGATGTGGCTGATTAATAAAAAAGCCATTCGCCCGACCGATTTCACTTTTCCCAATGCCGAAGGTGGCGTGTACCTGGAAAACACGGCGCGGCGTGTGTTTCTCAAACATTTTGAAGATCGCATTACCGAAACGGTGACTCATCCCACCGTGCAGCAGCCCGTTAGCTATCGACGGGCGATTCAGCTCCAAATCCAGCGATACAAGAAATGCCTGCAAGATTCCCAGCCCTACGCCCCGTTTATTCGGAGCATTTGA
- a CDS encoding Uma2 family endonuclease, with protein sequence MVSLTLPLVLETTEVHLTDEQFYQLCRSNPDLSIERSAKGALIVMTPVGGEGGSYEMDLGGELYLWNKQSGRGKVFSSSTLFKLPIGGGGEASASSFRSPDAAWVELSRWQALTPEQRRKFPPIAPDFVIELRSPTDDLELLQAKMQEYMDAGVRLGWMLNPQEQQVEIYRQGQPKEVRELPTELSGEDVLPGFMLPVSRFED encoded by the coding sequence ATGGTTTCATTGACGTTGCCCCTGGTGCTGGAGACGACCGAGGTTCATCTCACCGATGAGCAGTTTTATCAGCTTTGCCGCAGTAACCCCGACCTGTCCATTGAACGAAGTGCCAAAGGAGCTTTGATTGTTATGACTCCTGTGGGGGGAGAGGGCGGCAGCTATGAGATGGATCTGGGTGGCGAACTGTACTTATGGAATAAGCAGTCTGGACGGGGGAAAGTCTTCAGTTCCTCCACCTTGTTTAAGCTGCCGATTGGCGGTGGGGGCGAAGCCAGCGCATCCAGCTTTCGCTCTCCAGATGCCGCATGGGTGGAGCTATCCCGCTGGCAGGCGCTGACCCCAGAACAGCGGCGAAAATTTCCCCCCATTGCCCCTGACTTTGTGATTGAACTGCGCTCTCCTACTGATGACCTGGAACTGTTGCAGGCAAAGATGCAGGAATACATGGATGCCGGGGTTCGATTGGGCTGGATGCTGAACCCGCAGGAACAACAGGTGGAGATTTATCGCCAGGGGCAGCCCAAAGAGGTGCGCGAGTTGCCCACAGAACTCTCTGGCGAAGACGTGCTGCCTGGATTTATGTTGCCAGTGTCCCGCTTTGAAGATTGA
- a CDS encoding Uma2 family endonuclease, which yields MVSLTLPLVLETTEVHLTDEQFYQLCRSNPDLSIERSAKGALIVMTPVGGEGGSYEMELGADLTLWNRQTKLGKTFSSSTLFKLPIGGGGEASASSFRSPDAAWVELSRWQALTPEQRRKFPPIAPDFVIELRSPTDDLELLQAKMQEYMDAGVRLGWMLNPQEQQVEIYRQGQPKEVRELPTELSGEDVLPGFMLSVSRFED from the coding sequence ATGGTTTCATTGACGTTGCCCCTGGTGCTGGAGACGACCGAGGTTCATCTCACCGATGAGCAGTTTTACCAGCTTTGCCGCAGTAACCCCGACCTGTCCATTGAACGAAGTGCCAAAGGAGCTTTGATTGTTATGACTCCTGTGGGGGGAGAGGGTGGCAGCTATGAGATGGAATTGGGAGCAGATTTGACCCTGTGGAATCGACAAACCAAACTGGGCAAAACCTTCAGTTCCTCCACCTTGTTTAAGCTGCCGATTGGCGGTGGGGGCGAAGCCAGCGCATCCAGCTTTCGCTCTCCAGATGCCGCATGGGTGGAGCTATCCCGCTGGCAGGCGCTGACCCCAGAACAGCGGCGAAAATTTCCCCCCATTGCCCCTGACTTTGTGATTGAACTGCGCTCTCCTACTGATGACCTGGAACTGTTGCAGGCAAAGATGCAGGAATACATGGATGCCGGGGTTCGATTGGGCTGGATGCTGAACCCGCAGGAACAACAGGTGGAGATTTATCGCCAGGGGCAGCCCAAAGAGGTGCGCGAGTTGCCCACAGAACTCTCTGGCGAAGACGTGCTGCCTGGATTTATGTTGTCAGTGTCCCGCTTTGAAGATTGA
- a CDS encoding phosphodiester glycosidase family protein has translation MNNSPFTRKLSRRSLLLGSAALGAAYGVSRRAIAQPPAAVDTQRRSLQGIAFHLTTVDLSQPETLVTLGLANDAPQANTPQRSYGDEPFPQIVRRMQAAVVANGTFFNTAAPHRDVMGNMVGAGRLLRYFAWETRGTTLSLRQNQQPEMITPNLENRPRAWGEYWFSLTCGPRLVTAGQVSVTAESVRAEGFTTGHLVNPQAAAGRSAIGFSQDGRTLLMVAFIDAVSLRRAAEILRELGAYQAMNLDGGASVALAARGTIVYPAGRNLTNVIAVYDARTPAPPALQTAWTQFQQGQLRPQVP, from the coding sequence ATGAACAACTCACCTTTCACTCGCAAACTCTCAAGACGATCGCTCCTCCTGGGTAGCGCGGCCCTGGGCGCGGCCTACGGCGTGTCTCGCAGGGCGATCGCCCAACCCCCGGCCGCAGTAGACACCCAGCGGCGATCGCTCCAGGGCATTGCCTTCCACCTGACCACCGTAGACCTGTCGCAGCCAGAAACCCTGGTCACCCTTGGGTTGGCCAACGACGCACCCCAGGCCAACACGCCCCAGCGCTCCTATGGCGACGAGCCGTTCCCGCAAATCGTCCGGCGAATGCAGGCGGCCGTGGTGGCAAATGGCACATTTTTCAATACCGCTGCGCCTCATCGGGATGTAATGGGAAATATGGTAGGAGCGGGGCGATTGCTGCGTTATTTTGCCTGGGAAACGCGGGGCACTACCCTCAGCCTGCGGCAAAACCAGCAGCCAGAGATGATCACGCCCAATCTGGAAAACCGGCCGCGGGCATGGGGCGAATACTGGTTTTCGCTTACCTGTGGGCCTCGGTTAGTGACCGCTGGGCAAGTGTCGGTGACGGCTGAGAGTGTCCGTGCCGAGGGATTTACCACTGGACATTTAGTGAATCCCCAGGCGGCGGCGGGGCGGTCTGCCATCGGGTTTTCCCAAGACGGTCGGACGCTGCTGATGGTGGCGTTTATCGATGCAGTCTCCCTGCGTCGCGCCGCCGAAATCCTGCGAGAGTTGGGCGCATACCAGGCGATGAACCTGGATGGTGGTGCGTCTGTGGCGCTGGCGGCGCGGGGCACGATTGTCTATCCTGCCGGACGCAACCTGACGAATGTGATTGCGGTCTACGATGCCCGTACCCCTGCTCCCCCGGCGCTCCAAACCGCCTGGACGCAGTTTCAGCAGGGGCAACTGCGCCCGCAGGTGCCGTAA
- a CDS encoding CHAT domain-containing protein, which produces MIASLWQVKDGATSELIQKFYSTLAQGTDQQPMAIAQAMQQAQLQMLRSGNIHHASGGSSTAPIVPLEGISVDTRFAHPYYWSAFVIIGNGL; this is translated from the coding sequence GTGATTGCGTCACTGTGGCAGGTGAAGGACGGCGCAACCAGTGAACTCATACAGAAGTTCTACAGCACCCTCGCCCAGGGAACAGACCAGCAGCCGATGGCGATCGCCCAGGCCATGCAGCAAGCCCAACTGCAAATGCTCCGCAGCGGCAATATCCACCATGCCTCTGGTGGTTCCAGCACTGCGCCAATCGTGCCCCTAGAAGGCATCAGCGTAGACACCCGCTTCGCCCATCCCTACTACTGGTCAGCATTTGTGATCATCGGCAATGGACTGTAA